DNA sequence from the Juglans microcarpa x Juglans regia isolate MS1-56 chromosome 5S, Jm3101_v1.0, whole genome shotgun sequence genome:
GGTCATGCATTTAGAGAAACCATTGAAAATGATAGATAATGGCCTTCTAAAATATCACATGAATCAATGTGGGTACTTCTGCCAATTGTTTGGATAGATAAGATCAtgctaaataaatatataataaatattttcgaaaaaaatatatagcttttaactttttatttatttttttttaaaaataaatatctacAAAAAAAGTGTGAGGGAGGTGTGTGAAAGACAGAAGGGATTGCTTGGCACCAACCAACAACGCATCAAAGAATACAAACAACAGGCAGATGCAtcaaaattaatcatttttggtatttatttatttttgtttattcaaAAACGTAGTTGTTGGCATGGACAAAAGAACACCACTGGCCTTCTCAATTATGGCCGATTTCATGGAATTATTCTCCAGCGACAGGTCAGATATATGGCTTATCATCAACTTGATAATTATAATACCTTGAGACAATCAAATGACTATGGACAGCAGTTATATATAAGGTCAAATATTCTTATGCTAAAAACAACCTATTTAGGAGAAACATTCTAAGATTTTAGTAGAAAAATGTTCAGATCTTGAGTAAGGATAcggtatgtttttcttttcttttaatggcATACTTTTGACTTATATTGTAGTGTATTTTGGACCGTCACATTATTCATCTTGGtgacaactattttttttttatatataatccgTCAAAAAATTCAAgaccaaattattaatttaattatacttctcatatttctctctttatatatatatatatatatatattttacatgtcACATGGTTATGGTATTGTATTGGGTTATTGTTCCTCCTCTTTTTCTAAATGCgtatttacctataaaaatgCCGAAATAAGTTgttgttttcataaaaacttctaCAGTGCCAGCAAGTTTCGGGTATGCCAAGAAGGCCTTTAAAGCCCAATCTGTGGCCAGCTATTTTTGCTGTTCAAATCGTCTTTGATGTCCACGGTTGTGATCAATGGAGGTACTGTACTTTACAAGAAATTGACACGGATAATTTtgttacatataattatttttatatatttattatagattttattgatgtaattagttaaaacagttattttatattaaaaaaataatacagtcAATCGTATTAATAGAATGCGTaaagaatatgcaaaaatgATTTGACATGAAATCTTTCTTGTAACTATTATCCCACTAGTTATGTTAGCATCAAAGCTAAACAAGTCATGACAAAGCAAAAGGCTCACTTCTAACATCTTCAAAACTTGTGAAACTGACGATAAGATATTTCCCCAATGAGAACTAAAAGTTGTCAACACAGCAATTTGAGGGATACTCAATTACGCTACTACACATTGGCtgatttgatttttcttgatgATGAAATAATTGGCAAGAGTCCGAGGCACGACTTTTCTTTATACACAATCTGCCTGTGGgtcatttatcatttaataataaaatatttccaatAAGAATGCCACGTAGGCAAACTATGTAATAGACATCGGGGTGCCCCGGAATCTGGTCCCGCACCCGTTGGGCGGGGCTCCTTTTCTGGACGTTGGGGCATACATCCACCGCCCACCCACGATGtagacaataaaataaataaataaagcaaatcGAAAATCCACAATAAAGTACAAATTCATGACTAAATAGtaaaatacacaacaaattgaaaaacaataaaaacaatccTAAGCTAGTAAAATAGATATGAGTTTATAAAAAACCACGGCGATAGTCACTCATGGTTGTGAGTTTCCAATGTGGTATGGCCACGAGTACTTCaaggaggagggaaaaaaaaaaaagtggagaaaaAGTTGAGAAGGAGCatgagaagaggaggaggagaggacgTGGCGAGAGGGAGATCGCAGGGTGGCTTAGGTTTAACTAAGTTAAACCCAAAACGACGTCACTTCGTTGTttacttttaaacaaaataaaacctaaggtaaaacgacatcgttttgggAAGAACTCATCCACGTTGTTTTACtaatgaattttcttttatatataaatgtatatatgtatgtatgtgtgcgCGTGAGCGTGAGTGTGtgtatttacatataattatattcataataGGCTGGGCTCAAAACCTTTAGTCGAGGTGCTAGGTATGATGGGCAGTTGTGGGATGCGGGCAGGGGGCACCTTGTCCTTGCATCTAATGTGCGGGGCGGAGTGGTGGAGGCCAAGCGGACGAGATACGATGCCCCGCCTCCCACTCCTATCGACATTACCTCCAACTCCGAATTCAACTTTGAGCTCTAACCTCAACTCtaactttaataaaaatacgtattatttatagattttttatatatatttacataaaagtctataacttatatagttaaattcaataatatcaatagactaataatcaattatatGTACAAACTATACATCATAGTATCATtatcatacatattatatacattagGGTATATAAAACTTGACTAGCTAATAGCAAGTTATGTAccatgtataatatatattgtaagattattaatttattatctagATTATAATATAGTAGTATGTAACAAgattctaatataatatttggCTTGTATTTGAGTGGCTGGTTGTGTTTCTTATTTGTAATTATTCAAGAGTGAATGATTGGATGATGGACATTTCTATTGTACCATGATGGCTCATGGTTGTTCTTACTTGTAAGTTGTTATTTGGGGCCTTAGATGTTAGCTTGTGATTTGACTAGATGATTGAACaatcattttattgttttttgttgATTTGGGAGTATGagattataatatgaaattatgaatggatagtatatcaaatatttttagttatattttaggttttttcatatataaaatcaatttcttattttttgtaatatttttagtaaacttgaaatttgaaagccaaaaaaaaaaaaaaaaggatctattatatataaagtctTGTTTAAAAATTGGCCAAATAtgactggaaaaaaaaaaaaaaatccaactctgCTCTGACTTTTATCCTATAAATTGGAGTCAAAGTTGGATTAGAGCCTATGTAAATCAGAGTTGGATTTCTTGAACATAAACTTTGACTCAGTCTATGCTTGGCcctaaagaaaaataagataagaaatTTGGTTGcgaaaataatttctcaatcgTTTctcaattgttgtgaaaaaaaaattcaaaaacaatttttatgaagaaaaaaaattgagtttttcaaaGAGAAATGTTACTCACTATCCCTTCTTGATAAgttatttgttatgttttatttgtggataaattatttaatgtcacattaaAGGAAGTTGagaaaacaatgaaaagaaatgataaatataatttctttttttcaaaataccaTAAAATTACAGAAAAATGCGAAGTTGCCcttgattttttcaaaataccataaaattatagaaaacttgCCCTTGATTTTGCTCCGTCAATTTGACTGGTGTGTGTTTTATTACGTTTCATTTGTGgataaattatttaatgtcatattAAAAGAAGTTGAGAAAAcaatgaatttttaaaaaaaaaaaaccataaaattataagaaaatgctaagtaGCCCTTTATTTTGCTCTGTCAGTTTGACTGCtgtgggttttatttttttaaaataattaagaaattaactaatatattttttaaaaaatatatatttaaatagattttaaaactattttttaaaaaaattaaaaatgaactGGGGCCACGCCAGCTGTGTATGCTGGGCGGGCACTAGCATTGTCCATCTCCAGAATTACATGAGTGTACTGTGTACGTAATGTTGGTGACTCAGTAGCAAATCCCTAAACCCTCTGTCTTATCTTCCACATGCAGCAAAATACATGTTAGCTGGTTCAAGAATCAAGTGTCTTCTAAATCCAACTCTGTCAGCCTTCTTTTCTTACCTCATTAAACCCACtccttttgctttcttttccttAGCCTCCAATTCCTATCCATGCAACTCcacaactttccaaaacccaagttTTCTACCCCTAAAACCCACAATATTTTCTCCCAATtcctcatttattttaaatcaaaatcgTGGCGTGCACGTAGAGGTGGATCCGCCGTCGTCGACCGGTGAGATTCACGCCATCGTTGGCCCGATGTTCTCCGGAAAAACCGCAAGGCTTCTTCGCAGGATTCAGTCTGAGAGCAGCAATGGCAGGTATTggacctcctcctcctcctcctccttcttttttttaatcttagctTCTGTGTGGAATGGTTGAGAATTTTGAGCTTCGGTTTTTGCGGTTTGTTGATAGATGTTGCTCTTTTCGGCGGGTGCCTTTGTTTTGTTCCAAAGATGATGTCTTCAAGTTCAATATTGAATTGGCAAGCTTGAATACCTGACCATTCGAATGAGAAATTGCAATTGTTATTCGCTAATTTGTgcgtattattattattattattattattattattattctaaagcTCATTGTTTAAGGGGATTGCCATCTGTTTATTATCCTTTAGAACGGGGAAGGAGTATATTTAGCAATGTActgattcatttgataaaatgcggtttacttataaaaaaaagaattgataaCATGCGGTTATCACCAGCTTTCAGGTTGAGCATTACAAAGGTAACCTCCAATTGGATAAAACACTGAAGGGTCTTTGTGTCTCGGGAAGATTAAGGGAAGCTGTTGGGCTCTTGTGGATCACAGGAGTGCAAGTAGAGCCAGGGACCTATGCTCTTCTGTTGCAGGAGTGCATATTTAGGAAAGAGTATTTAAATGGGAGAAGAATCCATGGGCAAATGGTTGTTGTCGGATATGATCCAAGTGAATATTTGAAGACCAAATTGTTGATTTTGTATGTGAAATCAGGGCATATAGGAACTGCTCACATTCTGTTCGATAAATTGCTGGGGACAAGCTTGGTCTCGTGGAATGCAATGATTGCAGGGTATGTGCAAAGGGGGCTTGAAGAAGTGGGGTTAGATCTTTATTGCAAGATGAGACGGACTGGTTTTGTGCCAGACCAATATACCTTTGCATCAGTCTTCAGAGCCTGTGCCACTTTAGCAACACTTGAGCATGGGAAGCGGGCCCATGGTGTAATGATAAAGTGCCAAGTTAGGGAAAATGTAGTGGCCAATAGTGCCCTCATGGACATGTATTTTAAATGCAGTAGTTTATCTGATGGACATCAGGTATTTGAAAAGTCTTCGAATAGGAATGTTATTACATGGACTGCCTTAATATCTGGTTATGGCCAGCACGGGAAAGTTGTAGAGGTTTTGGAATTCTTTCATAGGATGAAAAATGAAGGTTTCAAACCAAATTATGTTACCTTTCTTGCAGTTATTTCTGCTTGTAGCCATGGAGGTTTGGTTGATCAGGGTTGGGCATATTTTTCATCTATGACCAGAGATTATGGAATTGAGCCAAGAGGGAAACATTATGCTTCTATGATTGATCTTTTAGGTCGTGCTGGTAGGTTACATGAAGCATATGAGTTTGTTCTGAACTCACCTTGTAAGGAGCACTCAGTGATTTGGGGTGCTTTACTTGGGGCTTGTAGGATTCATGGGGACATGAACTTGGTTAAGCTTGCTgcaaagaaattttttgaattggAACCAGAAAATCCTGGAAAGTATGTGGTTTTGTCTAATGCTTATGCCACCTCTGGGTTATGGGACAATGTTGCAGAGGTCAGGGCTGTGATGAGGGAATCAGGGGTCATAAAGGAGCCTGGTCATAGCTGGATAGAGATTCGAAATGGGtcccattttttctttaagGATGATAAATCTCATAAACAATCATCAGAAATATATGAGATGCTTAGGGATATGACTTGCATCTTAAAGGACACAGGATATGTTCCTGATTTAAGTGATGACTAAATCATGTTGTGGAAAACAGCTTTTTCCTGATGGACTTATCTCCCTTGCAAAGCAGATATATTTGGGAAATATAAGAGCTGTACGCCTAAAACCTCAAGTGTTTTGTGAAAGATAAAGAATCTGGAAGATCCAGTACCCGGTAAGGCACAACACATACCATTTATTTCTTATGCGCCAAATATTACCTAGTTAGTTAAAACAACCATTATATCTATTACTTTTTTCAGGATTATAAAAAAGCTTTTGACTGCCAATCTACGGCAGGTGGCTGCATTTTCCTCAGTTTTGATGCAATTTATCAGCTCTCAAAGAGAGAACCGAGTGTCTTATGGCCAGATAACAATAAGGGCCCTAATGTGTAGTTTTCAATTTATGAACCCCATCTACAGCAGCAATACAGCTCAAATCTTTGCAAGTCCGAGCGTATAGATTACCCTGCTTTGTGTCACCATAATTGTTTGCATCTCATGCAAGTTGAGTTCTTCCATGAAATTTCCAAATTTCTTTAGATGTGCCTTCCTATGACACATGAAGTTTCTAATGAAGATATATATGGCATGGAATCACTTCCTGTAGGCTCCATATTATTTAGGAATTTTTTTAGGCAACTTTCTGGGTTAAAAGCTTCTGCTTACTAGAGGAATGGGAAAAAAACAAGCAATAGCATTTCAGATCTTTGACCCAATTTTCCATGTGTCTTGAACTAAAAATCACAAGTTAAAAGCTAGACAACACGTTTGCAATCTCATTTCTTATTATTGCTTCTGAATCTaggttttttttcaatatgttgcTTCAATTTAGTTGAAGATATTGTTTCTGGGCCAGTCCAAAACccgatataattttttttaccacAGTAGGATCCTGCTTCactttggtatttttttttttttttttttttttgtgtgacAAAAAGAACATTGCTTGAAATTTCTCTGatgttgaatttatattttgttggcaGGAGGAGCTTTGGTTCTGTGCTAGATATAATTCCCCATGCTGATTCTGTGACCAGATTAACTGATCATTATGAACTTTGTCATAGACGTGCTTTCTTCACCTCAAGTGGGGCTGGTAGAGATTTTACTGATACAGCAGGGAATGATGACAATAGATCAGAGTCTGACACTGAGTGGGAAAGGTTAATTAAACCTTTTGACCTCAAACAGCTTAGGAAGTCACTTAATCAAATCAGCCCCTATCAGC
Encoded proteins:
- the LOC121268298 gene encoding pentatricopeptide repeat-containing protein At4g16470-like isoform X2, whose product is MLAGSRIKCLLNPTLSAFFSYLIKPTPFAFFSLASNSYPCNSTTFQNPSFLPLKPTIFSPNSSFILNQNRGVHVEVDPPSSTGEIHAIVGPMFSGKTARLLRRIQSESSNGSFQVEHYKGNLQLDKTLKGLCVSGRLREAVGLLWITGVQVEPGTYALLLQECIFRKEYLNGRRIHGQMVVVGYDPSEYLKTKLLILYVKSGHIGTAHILFDKLLGTSLVSWNAMIAGYVQRGLEEVGLDLYCKMRRTGFVPDQYTFASVFRACATLATLEHGKRAHGVMIKCQVRENVVANSALMDMYFKCSSLSDGHQVFEKSSNRNVITWTALISGYGQHGKVVEVLEFFHRMKNEGFKPNYVTFLAVISACSHGGLVDQGWAYFSSMTRDYGIEPRGKHYASMIDLLGRAGRLHEAYEFVLNSPCKEHSVIWGALLGACRIHGDMNLVKLAAKKFFELEPENPGKYVVLSNAYATSGLWDNVAEVRAVMRESGVIKEPGHSWIEIRNGSHFFFKDDKSHKQSSEIYEMLRDMTCILKDTGYVPDLSDD